The nucleotide sequence CATTTGGGGGATATCCAGGACGGAAGGCCTAACCTGGGTGAAATGACAAGTGTGGCTACATACAGATTAATGCAGTACACGCTGAGGGACGTACTGACTAAGGAATTGGGTTATGAAAAAGCTCTTGATATATTATCCAAAGCGGGGATGAAAGCCGGTGAAGAATTTTGCAGAAACATGCTTGATACAAGTCTGGAAATGAATGATTTTATTGAGCATTTAAAAGATGTGCTGATTGAATTGAAAATGGGCGTCTTGAGGGTTGAAAAAATGGATATAGATTCGTTAAAGATGGTTTTTACAATGTCGGAAGATCTGGACTGTTCAGGTCTGCCCATTATAGGTGTGGAATTCTGTGATTACGATGAAGGCTTCATTGCGGGAATTCTTAAGGTATATACAGGCCATACGTTCAATGTTAAAGAAGTTGACTGCTGGGCTACAGGTGAACGGATATGCAGGTTCAAAATTGATTTGGCAGAATAAGAATGAATATCGAGGACTTCCATAAAATAATTAAAAATGCGCTTAACAAAGGGCCGTCTGCCTACGATTTTATCAATAAGGAAAGCATCAACTGCGGAGAAAAAAATCAGTTTTGCAAAGATCTGGCAGCACTGCTAAACCAGATAAAAGTGGCCTATGAGTGCACTAAAAAGCTTTCAGAAGGGAACCTGAATATAAACTGCAGCAAGACAAACTTCTTTGCAATGCCTGCAAAAAACCTTCAATCCAACCTGAACCATCTTACCTGGCAGGCGCAACAGATATCCGATGGTGATTATAATCATAAGGTCAGCTTTCTTGGAGATTTCTCCGAAGCATTTAACAAAATGACGGAATCGCTTAAGGAAAAGGAAGCACTGGGAAAAAAGCTGGTTGAGGTGCTGGAGGAAAAGGCAACGACTGATTCCCTCACCAAAATTGCTAACCGGTCAAAATTCAATGAAATTCTAACTTATGAAATGCAAAGAGCAGAACGGTACCAAAACGGACTTTCCCTTATTATGTTTGATATTGATCATTTTAAAAAGATCAATGATACATACGGGCACATAAAGGGGGATGAAACGCTGAAAAGATTGGCCGAAATTGTGGAAAACAACATCAGAAAACCTGATTTTTTTGCAAGGTGAGACTTTTGAATCATCCTAATATTTTTAAATTTCATTAATTTTGCAGCTAAATTTGTTAACTACCACTTTTTTAAACAACATTATCAGCAAAAACAAAGGTATTTGTTTGTTTAAGTTGCCTCAAATTGTCCAAAATAGGTAATTTTGGACACACCTGTATGGTTAAATCTTGTCAAATCATTCTTAAAGCACCCTTTCTCAGATTATATGCCATACAATGTATAGACAATTCCAGCCTAACCTTATCAATACCTATAAATCGGCTACGAGTATAACCAAAATGAAGCTTAATCAATCCAATTGCCTGCTCAACGACATAACGAACCTTGCTTACTGCCTTGTTATGAAATTTCTGAAATCCTGTAAGTGGCTTATTCCGCGCTGCCTTATACATTATCATATCTGCATAGGTTCCTGATATGTCTTTGCGGTTAGATTCACTGCTGTAGCCTTTATCTGCATATATTGCCGTTCCCTTAGGCAAATTAAGCTTTTGTAATAAAGGTGCCAAATTCCGCACCTCACTCTCTCTGGCACTCTTTACCATTTCTCCCAATATATAACCGTCCGAATTTACACAGAAAAATTGTTTGTAGCCATAATACGCTCTATTACCCTTCTTTAACCAACTCGCATCAGTGTCCTTCGAATAACTTATGTTGCTTTCATTATTCCCTCCGGAACCACCACAGGAACTATCATTGTCATCATCTCCTTCATGCCGATCTTCTGCAATATCATTTACTACTTTACGGGGACGGCACGAGGACTCTACCAATGTCGCATCTATTATCGCTTCCTTCCTGCTTTTCACTATTAAATTTAATTCCGATAACTGCCTGTTTATCTCTGAAAATAACTCGTCAAATATCTCCAATTCAAGTAATCTGCTCCGAAACCTGCTGATGGTACTGTGATCCGGAACTTCTCCGGATACACTTACTCCTACAAATCTTATTACTGACAACCGATCCTTTAAGGCAAATTCAGCCTGAGGGTCACTCAGCTTTTCCCACGACTGTACTAAAAGTATTTTAAACAAAAGTAACGGGGAATAAGCTCTGCTGCCAGATGTGTTCTTAGTCCATCTGTATTTCTTATCAAGGATTGATTTTACTTTCTTCCAGTCTATAAGTGAATTTATCTTATCAAGATAAGTCGAATCATTAGCTTTAAAGTCTAACATTGAATCTAATACTGTGGGTTCTATGTACTTTTCCATAACAACTCCTTTTGTCTTTAATAAATAATACATATTATCACATAATATCATAATAGTAAAGATAAAATATATTAACTTCAAATGTTTTCATTTTTTCTTGTGCAAAGGTTTCAAGGTGGGGTGGTGAAGAATTTATACTTCTGGTTCCTCACACCAGCCTTGACAATGCTGCAATGCTCGCTGAAAAACTCAGAAAGCTGATTAAAACATCCAAACAGCCGGTGGATTGTAAGGTAACCTGCAGCTTTGGCATCACGCATTTCAAAAAAGGTGATACTGCAAACACTTTTACAGAAAGAGCCGACAAGGCTCTGTATAAAGCAAAAGAGAACGGAAGGGACAGGTTTGAAATAACAAAATAAATTTTATCCGGTTTTTTACTAAGCACACTTACATATTTGTCAGCTATAGCGTTTCTTGTGGTAGAGATCTCTCGACTGCACTCCGTTTTACTTTATATGACAGCTTTTTGTCATCCCGCTGTATTCCCGTCCGTAGACAGATAGGGAAATCCCCTCTGTATATTAATAATTTCTCGGAACCTGAAGCATTTTGTCTATTGAAGTATAAGCCCTGTTTCTAAGTGCAGGATCAAGTGTTATCTTATACTGCTCATTGACCAATGCGTCGTAAACTTTTTTCAGATTTGTCTTTTTCATATTTTTACATTTAAAGGAGTCGTAGGCAAAATAAAATTCTTTATCCGGGTTTTCTTTTCGAAGCCTGTATCCCACACCCTCTTCTGTTCCGATTATAAACTTTTTATTGTCAGTCTCTTTGGCGTATTTGTACACACCTGATGTTGAGCAAACATGATCGGCCATATCCACAACTTCAGGAGGACACTCAGGATGAGCAACAAAAAGAGCATCAGGATGCTTACTCTTTAACACTTCCACTTCCTTCTTGGTAACCCTTTCATGTATAGGACAGAAACCTTCATACAAAATCACTTCGGTATCCACAAATCTTGAAACATAGTGTCCGAGATTCTTATCCGGCACAAAAATAACTCTATCCGTATCCAGAGACTTCACAACATTTACAGCATTAGCAGAAGTACAGCATATATCACTCTCAGCTTTAACTTCAGCCGATGAGTTAACATAGCAGACAACCGGCACACCCGGATACTCCATTTTCAGCTGCCGCACCTTGTCACCTGTAATCATATCTGCCATCGGGCATCCTGCTTCTATCTCCGGAAGCAGGACGGTTTTTTCAGGTGATAAAATATGAGCCGTCTCTGCCATAAAATGAACACCGCAAAAAACGATGGTATTCTGCTGAACCTTTGAAGCCTCTATACTTAAGCCCAGAGAGTCGCCTGTAAAATCGGCAATTTCCTGAATTTCATCAATTTGGTAGTTATGAGCCAGCAAAACTGCATCTTTTTCTTTAAGAAGTTTTTTTATTTCTGCTTTTAAATCCATATTACTCCCCGTAATATTTTTTTATCTTCTCAAAATGTACAACCTTTTTTGTTGTTTTATCTATAGATAAATTAACCGCATTAAAGATTAAAGTTCCTTTTTTTTCAACATCAAATTTTGAAGGCATCGAATAAAGAAAGCGTTTCATTGCCTTCTCATAAGTGGTGCCGATTACTGAATCGGCACTGCCGCACATTCCCACATCACTTATATAAAAGGTTCCTTTCGGCAGTATCCTGTCATCATTGGTCTGAACATGCGTATGTGTACAGCAGACAGCGGCTGCCCTTGAATCTGTGTAAAGGCCGAAGGCCATTTTCTCACTGGTGGCTTCTCCGTGAAAATCCACCAGATGAACTGCATCAGGTTGATTTTCATACAGTCTGTCAAACGATCTGAAAGGACAGTCGGAAACGGGCATAAAAACGCGCCCCATAAAATTTGAAATACAAACACTTACACCTTCTGTTTCAAGAGTTTTAAAACCGATTCCCGGCACACCCTCAGGATAGTTGGCCGGTCTTATTACATTTTCGTACTTTTCTATCTCTTTCTCCGTATCTTTTTTATCCCAAATATGGTTACCGCTTGTCATAAAATCAATACCCAGTTTTCTCAGCTCTTTATAAACATTGAGCGTTATTCCGAAACCACTGGCTGAATTTTCAACATTGGCAATAACCAGGTCAAAAGAAGCTGTTTCACTGAGTTCCTTCAGAGCCAGGGAGGCGGATCTGCGTCCGCTCCTTCCCACTATGTCTCCGATAAACAGAACCTCTAGAGTTTTATTATTTCGCATACTCTACAGTTCTCGCCTCTCTT is from Flexistipes sinusarabici DSM 4947 and encodes:
- a CDS encoding GGDEF domain-containing protein is translated as MFSCAKVSRWGGEEFILLVPHTSLDNAAMLAEKLRKLIKTSKQPVDCKVTCSFGITHFKKGDTANTFTERADKALYKAKENGRDRFEITK
- a CDS encoding sensor domain-containing diguanylate cyclase, translated to MNIEDFHKIIKNALNKGPSAYDFINKESINCGEKNQFCKDLAALLNQIKVAYECTKKLSEGNLNINCSKTNFFAMPAKNLQSNLNHLTWQAQQISDGDYNHKVSFLGDFSEAFNKMTESLKEKEALGKKLVEVLEEKATTDSLTKIANRSKFNEILTYEMQRAERYQNGLSLIMFDIDHFKKINDTYGHIKGDETLKRLAEIVENNIRKPDFFAR
- the nadA gene encoding quinolinate synthase NadA — protein: MDLKAEIKKLLKEKDAVLLAHNYQIDEIQEIADFTGDSLGLSIEASKVQQNTIVFCGVHFMAETAHILSPEKTVLLPEIEAGCPMADMITGDKVRQLKMEYPGVPVVCYVNSSAEVKAESDICCTSANAVNVVKSLDTDRVIFVPDKNLGHYVSRFVDTEVILYEGFCPIHERVTKKEVEVLKSKHPDALFVAHPECPPEVVDMADHVCSTSGVYKYAKETDNKKFIIGTEEGVGYRLRKENPDKEFYFAYDSFKCKNMKKTNLKKVYDALVNEQYKITLDPALRNRAYTSIDKMLQVPRNY
- a CDS encoding IS5 family transposase encodes the protein MYYLLKTKGVVMEKYIEPTVLDSMLDFKANDSTYLDKINSLIDWKKVKSILDKKYRWTKNTSGSRAYSPLLLFKILLVQSWEKLSDPQAEFALKDRLSVIRFVGVSVSGEVPDHSTISRFRSRLLELEIFDELFSEINRQLSELNLIVKSRKEAIIDATLVESSCRPRKVVNDIAEDRHEGDDDNDSSCGGSGGNNESNISYSKDTDASWLKKGNRAYYGYKQFFCVNSDGYILGEMVKSARESEVRNLAPLLQKLNLPKGTAIYADKGYSSESNRKDISGTYADMIMYKAARNKPLTGFQKFHNKAVSKVRYVVEQAIGLIKLHFGYTRSRFIGIDKVRLELSIHCMAYNLRKGALRMI
- a CDS encoding V4R domain-containing protein, giving the protein MSNQEYDFQWEHLGDIQDGRPNLGEMTSVATYRLMQYTLRDVLTKELGYEKALDILSKAGMKAGEEFCRNMLDTSLEMNDFIEHLKDVLIELKMGVLRVEKMDIDSLKMVFTMSEDLDCSGLPIIGVEFCDYDEGFIAGILKVYTGHTFNVKEVDCWATGERICRFKIDLAE
- a CDS encoding TIGR00282 family metallophosphoesterase; translation: MRNNKTLEVLFIGDIVGRSGRRSASLALKELSETASFDLVIANVENSASGFGITLNVYKELRKLGIDFMTSGNHIWDKKDTEKEIEKYENVIRPANYPEGVPGIGFKTLETEGVSVCISNFMGRVFMPVSDCPFRSFDRLYENQPDAVHLVDFHGEATSEKMAFGLYTDSRAAAVCCTHTHVQTNDDRILPKGTFYISDVGMCGSADSVIGTTYEKAMKRFLYSMPSKFDVEKKGTLIFNAVNLSIDKTTKKVVHFEKIKKYYGE